DNA from Prunus persica cultivar Lovell chromosome G6, Prunus_persica_NCBIv2, whole genome shotgun sequence:
CCCCACATGTTGGGCACCTCCAATCCTCAGGTAACTTATCAAATTGCAATCCTGGTGGGATTGGATATGATGGGTCTCCCACTGCCTCATCATATTTGTACCCACAAGACCTGCATTCATATATCCCTGTATTCAAAACTGCAAACTTCTCTTCAAGCCTGCGCTTATCAAATGTTGTttctgctgcttcttcttgttctggCTCTGGCTCTGGCTCTATATAGGAGGTGGGAGGAGGAGAAGCAGGCTCATCTGATGTTGGTTTATCCTCTTTAGAGACATCAATGGAGTTTGTAGTCAAATTGTTTGGTTTATGGGGCTTGTGAGTAAGTGAGAGTGAAATGCTTGGGATCTTGGGAAGGAGAGTTGGGTTTGtgaattgggttttgggttttggatgAGAATGTTGGGAAAAAGAGGTTGAGAGGTGGAAAGAGAAGGTGGGTCTTGTTGTTGCACAAGCCATGAATGGTGATGGTGGAGATGGATGTGACTTAGTGCCTCTTTGTTATTCAAAGAAGCACGAAGTGTACAGAGAAAATGGTTTAATGGGAAAGTTGTTGTTTTTCAAGTTATGTGTGTGCATCTGGGTGGAGGAGAACGCTCACAAAGGAAAGGGATCCATTGGAGGGCATATTCTTCCTTTGAAACACAGAGTTGGATAAGGTGGGGAAGGTGTGAGATTGTAAGTGGATTCCAGAAAATGGGCCGGGTTTTGGGTTTCAGTCCAACTATCTAAAAACCCAAATAcctaaaacccaacaaaacaaacaagtaaCAATAAAGTTGTTACCACTAGGTTTCAGGATTCGAAAGTCGGCCGGGCAAAATTTACATGCTAAACTCGACGGTACAAGTGGATTTCGTTAATACACATATAAAGATACACATAGTCGGAGGAACGTAATGAGCCTTACCCTCAAATGCATGtctatcaataaataaaagtttaacaaatacaaaaactaaaactagACAATGTAATCTAGGATCACACTTAAATAATTGATATAAAAATTTTGATCATCATCGACTCTTTGATTCTCAACTCTTTCAACTTGAGGCTCAACAATGGGAGATTTAGGAAGATTTTGCCAAGAAGATAAATCAAACGtctcaacaaaaataaaccaatTCTCATAATAGCATCCATGTATTTAATCAAACATACCAACGCAAATCAAACATCTCAACCATACCaacaacaaatcaaatatctcaacaaaattcctaaaatcaaagccctaattaattttaattcattcCTAATTAAACCATGAAATACTCAATTTCAACATAAAGATGCATaagataattaaaaagaagagaatgagaagaaTAATTGTTGCTAGCAAGAGGAGAAGTTGATGCCTATATGTCAAGAGAAGTAGATGAGAAGTTGTTGTAGACAAGACAAGAGGAGAGAAGCTGCccattcaataattttttaggAAAAAAATTGGGTTGGACAGCTTAATGTAGAAACGCCATTGACACTGAACGAAAAAGGAACTTGTAACTCAActggttaagagcatttataCCTACACTTAAGGTCCTGTGTTCGAATTGTTTAGACAGctgaataaatcataaaattaaTACATGTCTAAATTATTCTAGGAATTGTTATTTAGTTTAACAATTACTCTATCAAATCAAGAACAGCAAATTTATCTATCCTATTCAACCCAAAAGAATTTTAcaaactaaataaattgaaaacaatttttacTCATCTCCCTTGGACCGCAATTCATCCAAAGCTGCCTTAACCTGATGCTGCACCAAATCCAACCTTTTAGAGTATGTCTCCAACTCCAAAATCTGCTGCTTCCTCCACTTTTCATCTGCCACCTCAACCCCACTTCCAAATTTACTTAAACTCAGAGGTAATGGATTCATAGCCAGCCCCTCAATTATCAACCCTGGTATATCATTCTTCATATTATCATCcacattattgttattatttttatttttattattattattcaacgACGACGTCGTTCCATTATCATTCAAAACATCATGAGCCTTAGTGTTCTCATCAAACGTTGTTGTTAGCCTAGAATGCGACCACGTGTGTCTCATCTGTGGCCGTTCATGATCTGCAACGCTGCTGCTACCCACGTTGTCCTCCTCCTTTTTCACCTTAACATTGTTGCAAATACTAACGTACTTAGAATTTGGTGCATAATCTTCATGCGAATCTACGACGTTCCAAATCTTGTCGGAAAGTTCAAAAACGACCTTGTCGTGCGGGTTTTTGAAGCGGAACTCTTTGCCAGTCGAGTTCATGTCCTTCATTTTGTTTACGACGTTGTGgtacttcttcttcaatctccTCAGCTTCTCGACCATTTGGGCCCTGTTACATTCCAGCTTTAACTTGGGCTTAACCTCTTCGTAAAACGACGCCGTGTCCTTCACGGTGGTTCTAATTTGTCCCCTGCTGTAGTAGTCGTCGAGCAAACTCCGCAACAACTCCAGCTCGTCCTCCTTGCTCCACACCCTTTTTCGACGCCGTTTCTTGTTTTCCTCGGGTGCATCGGACGTCAATGCTGGCTTGTATGTGCGATCAATGCGTCGTCGTTTTGCGCTGGGTTCGGAGACTGTGAAGGTGTAGTCGGAGGTGGAGTTGGAGTTTTGATCCTCCTCCTGCGGTTGGTATGAGACGTCGTCGTTTTCATGATCATCAATATTgtcattttgtgattttgggtTGTTGTCGGGGACATCATTAATTCCTCCTAAATCTTCAATGTCGTTGTTGTCGTCGGATTCATACTCTgaggaagacgaagaagaagaagaagataggaTCCAACTAAGCAATGGCGGCCATGccattatattttaaaaaaaattaaaagagacgAGACCCTGCAGAGAGCAGACCAAaccagagagagaggttgTTCCAGATGTTCTCCTTGAGTGGCTTGGTCTGCGTCTGAGAGAAATTGCAGTTTCGGGTTTGGAGTCTGTAAATTTTAGGTTAAGCTAGATAATTAATGATTAAGAAGAATTTGTTGATAAGAATAGCATAATTAGAAATGATAGTAACGTTATAGAGGAATGGATGTGAATGGAGGAACAATATTAATGGTGGCCACTATCCGATAATGGCTCATGTCCCCTGCCTTGCATGCCCATTACCTAATTTTTTACGTGAGGATTGTATTCACCTCCCAAAACAAGTACCGCTCTCAACAAACTTTcagtttaattttgtcaataaTTATCGTTGATGTGATTAGAAAATTCTAGATaaacaatttcattttttttttggggcaaGTCATATTCACTGTGCTTGTttatgatttgaatttggtagGTGCATGCTCGAAACATGTAGTGAACAAGCTCATATCATAGGGTTTAGATGATCAAATAGGTGACTTGACTTGcaatcttttttgttttatgtttttttcccTAAAAGAAGCTGATCCAATTACCAGAGGGGGTGAGGGGGGGTGACTTTCCCAAATATTGG
Protein-coding regions in this window:
- the LOC18775254 gene encoding uncharacterized protein LOC18775254; its protein translation is MACATTRPTFSFHLSTSFSQHSHPKPKTQFTNPTLLPKIPSISLSLTHKPHKPNNLTTNSIDVSKEDKPTSDEPASPPPTSYIEPEPEPEQEEAAETTFDKRRLEEKFAVLNTGIYECRSCGYKYDEAVGDPSYPIPPGLQFDKLPEDWRCPTCGAAQSFFVSKSVEIAGFAQNQQFGLGGNALTSGQKAVLIFGGLFLFFVLFLSGYFLQ
- the LOC18772844 gene encoding probable transcription factor At5g28040, which encodes MAWPPLLSWILSSSSSSSSSEYESDDNNDIEDLGGINDVPDNNPKSQNDNIDDHENDDVSYQPQEEDQNSNSTSDYTFTVSEPSAKRRRIDRTYKPALTSDAPEENKKRRRKRVWSKEDELELLRSLLDDYYSRGQIRTTVKDTASFYEEVKPKLKLECNRAQMVEKLRRLKKKYHNVVNKMKDMNSTGKEFRFKNPHDKVVFELSDKIWNVVDSHEDYAPNSKYVSICNNVKVKKEEDNVGSSSVADHERPQMRHTWSHSRLTTTFDENTKAHDVLNDNGTTSSLNNNNKNKNNNNNVDDNMKNDIPGLIIEGLAMNPLPLSLSKFGSGVEVADEKWRKQQILELETYSKRLDLVQHQVKAALDELRSKGDE